One stretch of Streptomyces sp. NBC_00443 DNA includes these proteins:
- a CDS encoding ferritin-like domain-containing protein, which produces MSEEPDRQTVAPFRRRSFLASAALASGTPAAVAVAGPAQAAALPAGGALATPALGSVARLLAVPQEGRGVDWIKSALQVAVGLELATIPPYFCGLWSVKDRRSEVARLIQRIVGDEMYHLGITCNLLVAVGGRPQIKAAAPVFPGPLPGGVRAGVHVYLSGLTKAYVRDVMMAIEAPEESLVRSVQTSPTVGEFYEGLLNAFRTVRPALSARGQLSQYVFSDDLSPIENLDHVEHAIRIIMEQGEGTTSSPSASFEDDHPAHYYAFGEIYHGRELRRTEDGWRYVGAPVPFPEVRPMAPIPVGGWPNPPAEVRRLLHQFDATYSTVLDTLDAAWAGGGHRTLDAAIHAMRGLERPAVELMETRNPYVPGTYGPQFRALRRRLPAS; this is translated from the coding sequence ATGAGCGAAGAGCCGGACAGGCAGACAGTTGCCCCGTTCAGGCGCAGGAGTTTCCTTGCGTCCGCCGCGCTGGCGAGCGGCACCCCGGCCGCGGTCGCGGTCGCCGGTCCCGCGCAGGCTGCCGCACTACCGGCAGGCGGTGCGCTCGCGACGCCCGCCCTCGGGTCCGTGGCTCGGCTGCTGGCCGTTCCCCAGGAAGGCCGCGGAGTCGACTGGATCAAGTCGGCCCTTCAGGTCGCCGTCGGCCTGGAACTCGCCACCATCCCGCCCTACTTCTGCGGCTTGTGGTCCGTCAAGGACCGCCGCAGTGAGGTCGCGCGGCTGATCCAGCGCATCGTCGGCGACGAGATGTACCACCTCGGCATCACCTGCAACCTGCTCGTGGCCGTGGGCGGCAGACCGCAGATCAAGGCCGCCGCACCCGTCTTCCCGGGCCCGCTGCCCGGCGGTGTCCGTGCCGGAGTGCACGTCTACCTGTCGGGCCTCACCAAGGCCTACGTGCGCGATGTGATGATGGCGATCGAGGCCCCCGAGGAATCGCTCGTCCGCAGCGTGCAGACCTCACCCACCGTCGGGGAGTTCTACGAGGGGCTGCTGAACGCGTTCCGGACGGTGCGGCCTGCACTGTCGGCGCGGGGCCAGCTGTCCCAGTACGTGTTCTCCGACGACCTGTCCCCGATCGAGAACCTCGACCACGTCGAGCACGCCATCAGGATCATCATGGAGCAGGGCGAGGGCACCACCAGCTCCCCGTCCGCTTCCTTCGAGGACGACCACCCCGCGCACTACTACGCCTTCGGCGAGATCTACCACGGCCGGGAGCTGCGCCGGACCGAGGACGGCTGGCGGTACGTCGGCGCGCCCGTGCCCTTTCCCGAGGTGCGCCCCATGGCCCCGATCCCGGTCGGCGGCTGGCCCAACCCGCCGGCCGAGGTCCGCCGGCTCCTGCACCAATTCGACGCCACCTACAGCACCGTGCTGGACACCCTCGACGCGGCCTGGGCCGGCGGCGGCCACCGCACCCTGGACGCGGCCATCCACGCCATGCGCGGCCTGGAGAGGCCGGCCGTGGAACTGATGGAGACCCGCAACCCCTACGTCCCCGGCACCTACGGCCCCCAGTTCCGCGCGCTTCGCAGGCGGCTCCCGGCCTCGTGA
- a CDS encoding VOC family protein, which yields MTPRFDAIGLVVSDMAASVTFYRRLGFAFPAGAENEPHAEAELPGGLRLLLDTEQTVRSFLPEWQPPTGGGRHSLALRCADPAEVDAVYEDLVGAGYHGELKPWDAFWGQRYASAHDPDGNGVDLFAPLAAAAAE from the coding sequence ATGACTCCACGATTCGATGCCATCGGCCTCGTCGTCTCCGACATGGCCGCCTCTGTCACCTTCTACCGCCGCCTCGGGTTCGCGTTCCCCGCGGGCGCCGAGAACGAGCCGCACGCCGAGGCCGAACTGCCGGGCGGGCTGCGGCTGCTGCTCGACACCGAGCAGACGGTGCGGTCCTTCCTCCCGGAGTGGCAGCCACCCACGGGCGGCGGCCGTCACTCGCTCGCCCTGCGGTGTGCTGACCCGGCGGAGGTCGACGCGGTGTACGAGGACCTGGTGGGCGCCGGCTACCACGGCGAGCTCAAGCCGTGGGACGCCTTCTGGGGCCAGCGGTACGCCTCCGCCCATGACCCGGACGGCAACGGCGTCGACCTCTTCGCACCGCTAGCCGCCGCTGCGGCCGAGTAG
- a CDS encoding VOC family protein: MNAIPARLDHLVLATPDLSATVADFARRTGVTPAPGGVHVGLGTRNYLVSLGGMSYLEIIGPDPERSAPGAPRPFEVDGLTAPRTVTWAISPPDLDAAIAAARSRGYDPGPAQSMSRRRPDGTLLEWRLTDGDDAHPSGLVPFLIDWSATVHPTASDLPATPLLSLSASAPEPDEIRPLLAALGTDLDLSTGPVGITFTVDTPLGPVTFG; the protein is encoded by the coding sequence ATGAACGCCATTCCCGCGCGCCTTGACCATCTCGTCCTCGCGACGCCCGACCTGTCGGCCACGGTCGCCGACTTCGCCCGCCGCACCGGCGTGACCCCCGCCCCGGGCGGGGTGCATGTCGGGCTCGGCACCCGCAACTACCTGGTGTCGCTGGGCGGCATGAGCTACCTGGAGATCATCGGCCCGGACCCCGAGCGGTCCGCGCCCGGCGCGCCCCGCCCCTTCGAGGTCGACGGGCTGACCGCGCCGCGCACGGTCACCTGGGCGATCAGCCCGCCCGACCTGGACGCCGCCATCGCCGCCGCCCGGAGCCGGGGCTACGATCCCGGACCGGCTCAGTCGATGAGCCGCCGCAGACCCGACGGCACCCTCCTGGAGTGGCGGCTCACCGACGGCGACGACGCCCACCCCTCCGGCCTGGTGCCCTTCCTCATCGACTGGAGTGCCACGGTCCACCCCACCGCCTCGGATCTGCCCGCCACTCCCCTGCTGTCCCTGTCCGCGAGCGCCCCCGAGCCGGATGAGATCCGGCCCCTGCTGGCGGCCCTCGGCACGGACCTCGACCTCTCGACGGGCCCGGTGGGGATCACCTTCACCGTGGACACGCCCCTGGGACCGGTGACCTTCGGCTGA
- a CDS encoding LacI family DNA-binding transcriptional regulator: MVRTGSASVAAGPTLAVVAREAGVSVPTASKVVNGREDVAPETRRRVTEALDRLGYVRRPRFDAAKTPGLVDLVVHSLDNSWSGAVLHGVEAAAHDAGLEVVVSAGLTRTRGGRPERGWLDKLIARGSSGVLFNLAELTPSQYAWLEQHRVPFVMIDPVLDPPPGVVSVGAANWHGGVLATEHLLALGHELIAVIAGHQRKMCSTARVAGYRSALASAGVRHRPEYVRHAGFDEGLARRRMLELLDLPEPPTAVFVCSDRMALGVYEALAERGLNVPDAMSVVGFDDLPEARWLAPALTTIRQPLSEMAATALHLLVRMMDGERPESTRTELSTRLVERASTAGPRGLSR; the protein is encoded by the coding sequence ATGGTCCGTACGGGCAGTGCGAGCGTGGCGGCCGGTCCTACCCTGGCGGTCGTGGCCCGTGAGGCCGGGGTGTCCGTGCCGACCGCGTCCAAGGTGGTCAACGGCCGGGAGGACGTGGCCCCCGAGACCCGCCGCCGGGTCACCGAGGCACTGGACCGGCTCGGCTATGTCCGCAGACCGCGCTTCGACGCGGCGAAGACGCCGGGCCTGGTCGACCTCGTCGTGCACTCGCTGGACAACTCCTGGTCGGGTGCGGTGCTGCACGGAGTGGAGGCGGCGGCCCACGACGCGGGCCTGGAGGTGGTGGTCTCGGCCGGGCTGACCCGGACGCGGGGCGGCCGTCCGGAGCGCGGCTGGCTGGACAAGCTCATCGCGCGCGGCTCGTCCGGGGTGCTGTTCAACCTGGCCGAGCTGACGCCTTCGCAGTACGCGTGGCTGGAGCAGCACCGCGTCCCGTTCGTGATGATCGATCCGGTGCTGGATCCGCCGCCGGGCGTGGTGTCGGTGGGCGCGGCGAACTGGCACGGCGGCGTCCTCGCCACCGAACATCTGCTGGCGCTGGGCCATGAGCTGATCGCCGTGATCGCCGGTCACCAGCGCAAGATGTGCAGCACCGCCCGGGTGGCCGGCTACCGCTCAGCGCTCGCCTCGGCCGGGGTGCGCCACCGCCCCGAGTACGTCCGCCACGCGGGCTTCGACGAGGGTCTCGCCCGCCGCCGCATGCTGGAGCTCCTCGACCTGCCCGAGCCGCCGACGGCGGTCTTCGTCTGCTCGGACCGGATGGCCCTCGGTGTCTACGAGGCGCTGGCGGAACGCGGGTTGAACGTGCCCGACGCCATGAGTGTCGTCGGCTTCGACGATCTGCCCGAGGCCCGCTGGCTCGCCCCGGCCCTCACCACGATCCGCCAGCCGCTGTCGGAGATGGCGGCGACGGCGTTGCACCTGCTGGTGCGGATGATGGACGGGGAACGGCCGGAGAGCACGCGGACCGAGCTGTCGACACGGCTGGTGGAGCGGGCGAGCACGGCGGGGCCGCGCGGGCTGTCCCGCTGA
- a CDS encoding aminoglycoside phosphotransferase family protein translates to MTHTEIEITAELVRDLLHDQHPDLADRPVTLGARGWDNQVWRLGDDLAVRLPWATQSADELLRKEHTWLPALAPRLPLPVPVPQRLGHPSERFPRPWIVTTWVPGEPADRAPVTNAVASADALAAFLTALHRPAPEGAPSGRDRGGPLADHAEGVAKGLASATELGLLPDPDAVRAVWENAVAAPEWTGPPRWLHADLHPANVLTAHGTFSGVIDFGDLCGGDPAYDLAAAWLLLPDGAADRFFAAYRPAPDAATLRRARGCAVMKALACIFIGEAGVHGRPGGKPTWGPPGHAALARVIAGPASPPS, encoded by the coding sequence ATGACCCACACCGAGATCGAGATCACCGCCGAGTTGGTCCGGGACCTGCTGCACGACCAGCACCCCGATCTCGCCGACCGCCCCGTGACACTCGGCGCGCGCGGCTGGGACAACCAGGTGTGGCGGCTCGGCGACGATCTCGCAGTCCGACTGCCCTGGGCGACGCAGTCCGCGGACGAGCTGCTGCGCAAGGAACACACCTGGCTGCCCGCCCTCGCCCCGCGCCTTCCCCTCCCGGTCCCGGTCCCGCAGCGCCTCGGCCACCCCTCCGAGCGGTTTCCGCGGCCCTGGATCGTCACCACCTGGGTGCCGGGCGAGCCCGCCGACCGCGCCCCCGTCACGAACGCCGTGGCGTCGGCCGACGCCCTGGCCGCCTTCCTGACGGCTCTTCACCGTCCCGCCCCTGAGGGGGCGCCTTCCGGCCGGGACCGCGGGGGCCCGCTGGCGGACCACGCCGAGGGGGTCGCCAAAGGGCTGGCCTCGGCCACCGAACTCGGCCTGCTCCCCGACCCGGACGCCGTGCGCGCGGTCTGGGAAAACGCTGTCGCCGCGCCCGAGTGGACGGGGCCGCCCCGATGGCTCCATGCCGACCTGCACCCGGCCAACGTCCTCACCGCGCATGGCACCTTCAGCGGCGTGATCGACTTCGGTGACCTCTGCGGGGGCGATCCGGCGTACGATCTCGCCGCCGCCTGGCTCCTGCTGCCGGACGGCGCCGCCGACCGCTTTTTCGCCGCCTACCGGCCGGCGCCGGACGCCGCGACCCTGCGCCGAGCCCGCGGCTGCGCGGTGATGAAAGCCCTCGCCTGCATCTTCATCGGCGAGGCAGGTGTCCACGGCCGCCCCGGCGGCAAGCCCACCTGGGGCCCGCCCGGTCACGCCGCACTGGCCCGCGTCATCGCCGGCCCGGCCTCGCCGCCCAGTTGA
- a CDS encoding ThuA domain-containing protein, which translates to MSVRLLVCTRTTAYRHASIPAGVEAVRTIGDFEVDHTEDPTAFEQPLDGYAAVVFLSTSGEVLTPAGRARFAAYVDAGGGFVGVHAAACTEYDWPYYGELLGARFDRHPDHQPGKVVVEDREHPATRHLPAVWDFVDEWYDFRTNPRGTVRVLARADESSYDGGGMGGDHPLVWCREQGAGRVFYTALGHAAEAYDDPGFRAHLLGGINWAARPGRR; encoded by the coding sequence ATGTCCGTGCGACTGCTCGTCTGCACCCGCACCACCGCCTACCGGCACGCGTCCATCCCGGCCGGCGTCGAGGCCGTACGCACCATCGGTGACTTCGAAGTCGACCACACTGAGGACCCGACGGCCTTCGAGCAGCCCCTCGACGGTTACGCAGCGGTCGTGTTCCTCTCCACCAGCGGCGAGGTGCTCACCCCCGCCGGACGCGCGCGGTTCGCCGCGTACGTCGACGCGGGCGGCGGCTTCGTCGGAGTGCACGCGGCGGCCTGCACGGAGTACGACTGGCCGTACTACGGCGAGCTGTTGGGTGCCCGGTTCGACCGGCACCCCGACCACCAGCCGGGCAAGGTGGTCGTCGAGGACCGCGAGCACCCGGCCACCCGGCACCTGCCCGCCGTATGGGACTTCGTCGACGAGTGGTACGACTTCCGCACCAACCCCCGAGGCACGGTGCGGGTGCTGGCCCGTGCCGACGAGTCGTCGTACGACGGAGGCGGCATGGGCGGGGACCATCCCCTGGTGTGGTGCCGTGAGCAGGGAGCCGGGCGCGTCTTCTACACTGCGCTCGGCCACGCCGCCGAGGCCTACGACGATCCCGGCTTCCGCGCTCATCTCCTCGGCGGGATCAACTGGGCGGCGAGGCCGGGCCGGCGATGA
- the mmuM gene encoding homocysteine S-methyltransferase: MTSTNTLAEALAAGPVVLDGGMSNQLEAAGHDLSDELWSARLLAERPEAITEAHLAYFEAGADVAITSSYQATFEGFARRGVEQDRAAELLALSVELAREAARQARGKDVTRPLWVAASVGPYGAMLADGSEYRGRYGLSVDELERFHRPRLEVLAGARPDVLALETVPDADEAEALLRAVRGLGVPAWLSYSVAGDRTRAGQPLEEAFALAADADEVIAVGVNCCAPEDVERAVEIAARVTGKPVVVYPNSGEAWDAKARAWSGEAGFVSEQVEAWRASGARLIGGCCRVGPDAIGSIARTLSAAR; this comes from the coding sequence ATGACCAGCACCAACACCCTCGCCGAAGCCCTCGCCGCCGGGCCCGTCGTACTCGACGGCGGGATGTCCAACCAGCTCGAGGCCGCCGGGCACGACCTGAGCGACGAGCTGTGGTCGGCGCGACTGCTGGCCGAGCGGCCCGAGGCGATCACCGAGGCACATCTCGCCTACTTCGAGGCGGGCGCGGACGTGGCGATCACGTCGAGCTACCAGGCGACCTTCGAGGGGTTCGCAAGGCGCGGGGTCGAGCAGGATCGGGCGGCCGAGCTGCTCGCCCTGAGCGTGGAGTTGGCCCGGGAGGCGGCCCGACAGGCGCGGGGCAAGGATGTCACGCGACCGCTGTGGGTGGCCGCGTCCGTCGGGCCGTACGGGGCGATGCTGGCGGACGGCTCCGAGTACCGGGGGCGGTACGGGCTGAGCGTCGATGAGCTGGAGCGCTTCCACCGGCCCCGCCTCGAGGTGCTGGCCGGGGCGCGGCCGGACGTACTGGCACTGGAGACGGTTCCGGACGCCGACGAGGCGGAGGCGCTGCTGCGGGCGGTGCGCGGGCTCGGCGTGCCGGCCTGGCTGTCGTACTCCGTCGCAGGTGACCGCACCCGCGCCGGGCAGCCGCTGGAGGAGGCCTTCGCCCTGGCCGCCGACGCCGACGAGGTGATCGCGGTCGGCGTGAACTGCTGCGCGCCGGAGGACGTCGAGCGCGCCGTCGAGATCGCCGCCCGCGTCACGGGCAAGCCGGTCGTGGTCTACCCGAACAGCGGCGAGGCCTGGGACGCAAAGGCCCGGGCCTGGTCCGGCGAGGCCGGCTTCGTCTCCGAACAGGTCGAGGCCTGGCGGGCATCGGGCGCACGGCTGATCGGCGGGTGCTGCCGGGTCGGCCCGGACGCGATCGGCTCCATCGCCCGGACCTTGTCGGCGGCGCGGTAA
- a CDS encoding SRPBCC family protein, whose amino-acid sequence MARNRRLILSSPSKVWSLLSDGRRYGEWVSGTQQVRAADPHWPAVGARLQVRVGVGTAVLDDTCVVRICEPERRLELEAKADPFGAARIAMQLIPWGENTLFILDWHALRGPGVRMHGLPVDYLVRIRNGMMLTKLARIAVHEADDRTVDAHMH is encoded by the coding sequence GTGGCCCGGAACCGCCGTCTGATCCTGAGCTCCCCGTCGAAGGTCTGGAGCCTGCTGTCCGACGGCCGTCGCTACGGGGAGTGGGTGTCGGGAACCCAGCAGGTCCGCGCCGCCGATCCGCACTGGCCCGCCGTGGGCGCCCGTCTTCAGGTCCGGGTCGGCGTCGGCACCGCGGTCCTCGACGACACCTGCGTCGTGCGGATCTGCGAACCGGAGCGCCGTCTGGAGCTGGAGGCGAAGGCGGACCCCTTCGGTGCGGCCCGCATCGCCATGCAGTTGATCCCGTGGGGCGAGAACACCCTCTTCATCCTCGACTGGCATGCCCTGCGTGGCCCCGGCGTCCGCATGCACGGGCTCCCCGTCGACTATCTCGTCCGGATCCGCAACGGCATGATGCTGACGAAGCTCGCCCGGATCGCGGTGCACGAGGCCGACGACAGGACCGTTGACGCGCACATGCACTGA
- a CDS encoding AraC family transcriptional regulator, with protein MDALAGLLEGPRARGAFMIRACFEPPWAIRVEDRAPLTVMVMVRGDAWVIPDQGERLRLRPGDLAIARGPDPYVCADDPGTAPQALILPGAECSYPDGRSLSGSMDLGVRTWGDRLDGSAVMLIGTYLWQGEVSGRLLNALPPLLALTADVWDCPLTPYLMEEIVRDEPGQEVVLDRLLDLLVIAALRAWFSRPEAAAPAWYAALADPVVGRVLRLVQDDPAHPWTVATLATKAGVSRAALARRFTELVGEPPMTYLTGWRLAIAADALRDTDDTLDAIARRVGYGSAFALSSAFKRVYGVSPQEHRGRVVVG; from the coding sequence ATGGACGCTCTCGCCGGCCTTCTGGAGGGCCCACGCGCGCGTGGCGCCTTCATGATCCGCGCGTGTTTCGAGCCGCCGTGGGCCATCCGCGTCGAGGACCGCGCCCCGCTCACCGTCATGGTCATGGTCCGCGGCGACGCCTGGGTGATCCCCGACCAGGGGGAGCGGCTCCGGCTGCGCCCCGGAGACCTCGCCATCGCCCGCGGCCCGGACCCCTACGTCTGCGCCGACGACCCCGGCACGGCACCGCAGGCCCTCATCCTGCCGGGCGCCGAGTGCAGCTACCCCGACGGCCGCTCCCTCAGCGGCTCGATGGATCTCGGCGTGCGCACCTGGGGCGACCGGCTCGACGGTTCGGCCGTGATGCTGATCGGCACCTATCTGTGGCAGGGCGAGGTCAGCGGGCGGCTGCTGAACGCGTTGCCGCCGCTGCTGGCCCTCACCGCCGACGTGTGGGACTGCCCCCTCACGCCGTACCTCATGGAGGAGATCGTCCGCGACGAGCCCGGCCAGGAGGTCGTCCTGGACCGGCTGCTCGACCTGCTGGTCATCGCCGCTCTCCGGGCCTGGTTCTCCCGTCCCGAGGCGGCGGCACCGGCCTGGTACGCGGCGCTCGCCGACCCCGTGGTGGGCCGCGTGCTGCGGCTCGTCCAGGACGACCCCGCGCACCCCTGGACGGTCGCCACGCTGGCCACGAAGGCGGGGGTGTCCCGGGCCGCGCTGGCCCGGCGCTTCACCGAACTGGTGGGGGAGCCGCCGATGACGTACCTCACGGGGTGGCGGCTCGCAATCGCGGCGGATGCCCTGCGCGACACCGACGACACGCTGGACGCGATCGCGCGGCGGGTCGGGTACGGGAGTGCGTTTGCTTTGTCGAGTGCGTTCAAGAGGGTTTACGGGGTGAGTCCGCAGGAGCATCGGGGGCGGGTCGTCGTCGGGTAG
- a CDS encoding carboxylesterase/lipase family protein gives MTAVQADPVVSTPFGAVRGRYEDGVAVFRGIPYAAPPFGPHRFRPPVPPEPWDGVREAADFGPTPPKPPYSEAFAQYLSDPVVPGDDCLNLNVWTPEPGPAARLPVMVWLHGGALTRGSSGMPVYDGRPFARDGVVLVSVNYRLGVEGYGYFPDTPANPGLRDQLAALEWVHASIEAFGGDPGRITLFGQSAGAISIGALLAVPQAQGLVRRAILQSGPPEAAERDKVRRMVRRMATRLKIPATAAAFADVDRELLLRTQADVGRLSSPVVGGPAFGIVVDGDIVPEDPLEALTEGDAASGVDLMMGWTRDEYRLWLVPGGLLERVDRLGAVALAGAMARCRVGADVPRGYRALHPEAGTAETVGQMVTDHLLRGPLHRLADARPGSSYVYEFAWPSTLPDLGACHALELGFVFDTGDVPESRRLAGEGAPQELAQEMHRAWVRFAVEGDPGWQTWDDSHPVRIFGDGETRTAFGPRDPELALWATAAPPEATPMSALADGAPPPRGTEMRSVVRRLRLPGAVRRH, from the coding sequence ATGACGGCAGTCCAGGCAGACCCCGTGGTGAGTACGCCCTTCGGTGCCGTACGGGGCCGGTACGAAGACGGCGTCGCGGTGTTCCGGGGCATTCCCTACGCGGCGCCGCCGTTCGGCCCGCACCGGTTTCGGCCGCCCGTGCCGCCCGAGCCCTGGGACGGTGTGCGCGAGGCCGCGGACTTCGGGCCGACACCGCCCAAGCCGCCGTATTCCGAGGCGTTCGCCCAGTATCTGTCCGACCCCGTCGTGCCCGGCGACGACTGTCTCAACCTGAACGTCTGGACGCCCGAGCCGGGCCCCGCCGCCCGGCTCCCCGTCATGGTGTGGCTGCACGGCGGCGCCCTGACCCGCGGCTCCTCGGGCATGCCCGTGTACGACGGCCGGCCCTTCGCCCGCGACGGCGTCGTCCTCGTGTCCGTCAACTATCGACTGGGCGTCGAGGGCTACGGCTATTTCCCGGACACCCCGGCCAACCCCGGCCTGCGCGACCAACTGGCCGCCCTGGAGTGGGTGCACGCCTCGATCGAGGCGTTCGGCGGCGACCCCGGCCGTATCACCCTGTTCGGCCAGTCCGCCGGCGCGATCAGCATCGGCGCGCTGCTCGCCGTCCCGCAGGCCCAGGGCCTGGTCCGGCGGGCGATCCTGCAGAGCGGGCCGCCCGAGGCCGCCGAGCGGGACAAGGTACGGCGGATGGTGCGCCGTATGGCCACCCGGCTGAAGATCCCGGCCACCGCCGCGGCCTTCGCCGACGTCGACCGAGAGCTGCTCCTGCGCACCCAGGCCGACGTGGGCCGGCTCAGCAGCCCCGTCGTGGGCGGGCCCGCCTTCGGGATCGTCGTCGACGGCGACATCGTCCCCGAAGATCCTCTGGAGGCACTCACGGAGGGTGACGCCGCCTCGGGCGTCGACCTGATGATGGGCTGGACCCGCGACGAGTACCGGCTGTGGCTGGTGCCCGGCGGGCTCCTCGAGCGCGTCGACCGTCTCGGTGCCGTCGCCCTGGCCGGCGCCATGGCCCGCTGCCGCGTCGGCGCCGACGTCCCCCGCGGCTACCGCGCCCTGCACCCCGAGGCCGGCACCGCCGAGACAGTCGGCCAGATGGTCACCGACCACCTGCTGCGCGGGCCCCTGCACCGCCTGGCCGACGCCCGCCCCGGATCGTCGTACGTGTACGAGTTCGCCTGGCCCTCCACGCTCCCCGACCTCGGCGCCTGCCACGCCCTGGAGCTCGGCTTCGTCTTCGACACCGGGGACGTTCCCGAGTCCCGCAGGCTGGCCGGGGAGGGAGCGCCGCAGGAGCTGGCCCAGGAGATGCACCGAGCGTGGGTGCGGTTCGCGGTGGAGGGCGACCCGGGGTGGCAGACCTGGGACGACTCGCACCCGGTGCGGATCTTCGGCGACGGCGAAACCCGCACCGCGTTCGGCCCCCGCGACCCCGAGCTCGCCCTGTGGGCCACGGCCGCCCCGCCCGAGGCCACACCCATGTCGGCCCTTGCCGACGGTGCGCCGCCCCCGCGCGGCACGGAGATGCGATCGGTCGTACGCCGACTTCGCCTGCCCGGCGCGGTCCGCCGCCACTGA
- a CDS encoding helix-turn-helix transcriptional regulator, whose amino-acid sequence MYAERASRLPGAVVWTNTPGEPGAGRVLPDGCMDLLWNDGRLLVAGPDTRAYVTEGEPTAWAGVRFYPGTAPGFLGVPAHEVRDRRVDLADLWPASDVRRLRGRIEASADTVTALEDVALERAADVERPDPLLREVVTALDSGHPVSATADQLHLGARQLHRRCLAAFGYGPKTLARILRLQRALALARDGVPFAETAVRAGYADQAHLARDVKELAGVPLGELLGRSGG is encoded by the coding sequence ATGTACGCGGAGCGGGCGTCCCGGCTGCCTGGCGCCGTGGTGTGGACGAACACCCCCGGTGAGCCCGGTGCGGGGCGGGTGCTGCCCGACGGGTGCATGGATCTGCTCTGGAACGACGGGCGGCTGCTCGTCGCCGGCCCCGACACCCGGGCGTACGTCACAGAAGGGGAGCCGACCGCCTGGGCGGGCGTGCGGTTCTACCCGGGGACCGCGCCCGGCTTTCTCGGCGTGCCCGCGCACGAAGTGCGTGACCGACGTGTCGACCTCGCTGATCTGTGGCCGGCCTCGGACGTACGACGGCTGCGTGGCCGTATCGAGGCCTCGGCCGACACGGTGACCGCGCTCGAGGACGTGGCGCTGGAGCGGGCCGCCGACGTGGAGCGGCCGGACCCGCTGCTACGGGAGGTCGTCACCGCCCTCGACTCGGGGCACCCCGTCTCCGCCACCGCCGACCAACTGCATTTGGGCGCCCGCCAGTTGCACCGACGCTGCCTGGCCGCGTTCGGGTACGGCCCCAAGACGCTGGCCCGGATCCTGCGGCTGCAACGCGCGCTCGCACTGGCGCGGGACGGTGTCCCCTTCGCGGAGACGGCCGTCCGGGCGGGGTACGCCGATCAGGCTCATCTGGCGCGGGACGTCAAGGAGTTGGCGGGCGTGCCGCTCGGTGAGCTACTCGGCCGCAGCGGCGGCTAG
- a CDS encoding NmrA family NAD(P)-binding protein — protein MTKNAADKANTQRMTVVVTGASGRTGSRVAEAARGAGLTVRAASRAQGFDWENPTTWAQTLRDADAAYLMYPSDVGSPEAAEGVGALAREAVGLGVRRLVLLSARGEDQALPTEEALKSSGADWTIVRASWFAQNFSEGPLVEGMVHGELVFPAGEVKEPFVDVRDIADVVTAVLTSGDRHVGRTLELTGPRLLSWREAVAEISGATGSTITYTPVPTPAYGEALAGFGVPPEEAELLVEVFETLMDGRNAHVTDGVREVLGRAPRDFSDFVREAAAAGAWKA, from the coding sequence ATGACGAAGAACGCAGCCGACAAGGCGAACACGCAGCGGATGACGGTAGTGGTGACCGGTGCCTCGGGTCGTACCGGGAGCCGGGTGGCGGAAGCGGCGCGCGGGGCGGGGCTGACGGTACGGGCCGCCTCCCGGGCGCAGGGCTTCGACTGGGAGAACCCGACGACGTGGGCCCAGACCCTGCGCGACGCGGACGCGGCATATCTGATGTACCCGTCCGACGTCGGCTCCCCGGAGGCGGCCGAGGGCGTCGGCGCACTCGCGCGGGAGGCGGTCGGGCTCGGCGTGCGGCGGCTGGTGCTGCTGTCGGCGCGCGGTGAGGACCAGGCGCTGCCGACCGAGGAGGCACTGAAGTCGTCCGGCGCGGACTGGACGATCGTACGAGCCTCGTGGTTCGCGCAGAACTTCAGCGAGGGGCCGCTGGTGGAGGGGATGGTCCACGGGGAGCTGGTCTTCCCGGCGGGCGAGGTGAAGGAGCCGTTCGTCGACGTGCGCGACATCGCGGACGTGGTGACGGCCGTGCTGACCTCGGGCGACCGCCATGTGGGCCGGACGCTGGAGCTGACCGGGCCGCGGCTGCTGTCCTGGCGGGAGGCGGTCGCGGAGATCTCCGGGGCGACGGGCAGCACGATCACGTACACGCCGGTCCCGACACCGGCCTACGGCGAGGCCCTGGCGGGCTTCGGAGTGCCGCCCGAGGAGGCGGAGCTCCTGGTCGAGGTGTTCGAGACCCTCATGGACGGCCGCAACGCCCATGTGACGGACGGTGTCCGCGAGGTCCTCGGACGTGCGCCCCGGGACTTCTCCGACTTCGTGCGGGAGGCCGCGGCGGCAGGGGCGTGGAAGGCCTGA